In the genome of Colletotrichum lupini chromosome 8, complete sequence, one region contains:
- a CDS encoding ran binding protein in the microtubule-organising centre, with protein MSGLPDINDPTAIAVWNRAAARLVRETLERIMTSSASTATPMKHAFERRVQDVKSPKSDINALILDYLTMEGYPNAAAKFSKEANLQPHQVDETIKVRQQIQNSIHTGSIQYAIEALNDFDSEILDRDPTLHFALLRLQLVELIRACTNTPGGDITPALSFATNHLGPRAPTDSRFLKDLEETMALLVFPHNDLEPQLAAILHPDLRRDVADDVNKAILQRQSERREAAIRQLVKMRAWAESAARAEKKPLPERIGLGLNGDESDGHDPMMLS; from the exons ATGTCAGGACTGCCGGACATCAACGACCCAACAGCCATAGCAGTTTGGAATAGAGCTGCTGCGCGTCTCGTGCGGGAGACGTTGGAGAGAATCATG ACTTCGTCTGCATCGACTGCTACACCCATGAAGCATGCCTTCGAGAGGCGTGTTCAGGACGTCAAGTCGCCCAAAAG CGACATCAACGCCCTGATCCTCGATTACTTGACAATGGAAGGCTATCCTAACGCTGCCGCAAAATTCAGCAAGGAAGCCAACCTCCAACCCCACCAAGTCGACGAGACGATCAAGGTCCGCCAGCAGATTCAAAACTCCATTCATACTGGAAGCATTCAGTACGCCATTGAGGCTCTGAATGACTTTGACTCAGAG ATTCTTGACCGCGATCCAACCTTGCACTTCGCGCTGCTTCGCCTCCAACTTGTGGAGCTCATTCGGGCGTGCACAAACACACCCGGCGGGGATATCACTCCTGCCTTGTCATTCGCCACGAACCATCTTGGACCGCGTGCACCGACCGACTCACGCTTCCTCAAAGACCTGGAAGAGACGATGGCGCTGTTGGTGTTCCCGCACAACGATCTCGAGCCGCAGTTGGCAGCCATTTTGCATCCAGACCTGAGACGGGATGTTGCAGATGATGTCAACAAGGCCATCTTGCAGCGTCAATCGGAGCGTAGGGAAGCCGCGATCCGACAGCTGGTCAAGATGAGGGCTTGGGCTGAGTCTGCTGCGAGAGCGGAGAAGAAGCCCCTCCCTGAGAGAATTGGTCTCGGCTTGAATGGAGACGAGAGTGACGGGCACGACCCAATGATGCTCTCGTAG
- a CDS encoding sulfite reductase hemoprotein has translation MERITGGVSDVENWDGGAWTVQKFLSKGLFFCLIGYGPTSMDDGGVVMRLKADRLTSFYLSSLLNFHDPRSITLTPLLLPASPTSPSRRISSFDLAKHSAFHPTGETPDTTLRKLPFDQKTATMASGAGGSYNNPLKKFKLVFLGEQSGDYRNRLSFQGKPLLHFRARDEEPLSNTLQTMYLEDRTVRLQLWDTAGQERFRSLIPSYIRDSSVAVVVYDISNAKSFQNTKKWIDDVRAERGNDVIIVLVGNKTDLNDKREVTTQQGEEEAKKNNLMFVETSAKLGHNVKTLFKRIAQALPGMEGTDAAAQASSQNDPRPVIARGMRVLDEFLKETKQNKKTATLDQLANELSKMLTARNGTGLSRWLAVGMARKSVASNSQPVLLQIDPESEVQHQVQTRGTESSGADSMKTPGRDAMTDRVGPIMSSRILESFPPSGSSDVFTDYLSSQDPFLFWRDTYGYPPATDGQDGVLKIQHAVTAPQVTQQHTFLGCIGLQTGTEVISLILLFNRLTGLYGLLAILTGYELSVTQLSMYLYSLGVVVLLAMFMPHVRKQSPFETLSLAWLYIVDTVLNVAYTTFFAVNWYLNSSALDKHPAGSTTPAAAGPAAAAEIAETALANGAPVVPDVPGTTKHIGPQESWMSLGLICSVTLVRVYFALVVMSFAQQVLQRYSAADMGWEEEGRSSGAGKKGGVDGPFSQGEPGGEGSRGRIGRVMLALGRGYWLRERPQEEWASAVSAKFRHTGRQVDRLEWIPPGRQVDDAIGRWYHWAMASFEIFCAPKKRWIGRLMSEMHVGGAMGNSVQQQLMTLNHGRRKLQIQSLPFVIRKNLRGRGMEMVGQLNGIWNSMHGYESEHLPASTSGLPADNGLFRHSGMGSRFAAPVHAVLAKNIQDRSTEEATALAEVPALSLQLQVLDYFTTWKNPDVPFLSNVHTPSAAALPQGKPTRGAMGAVRHGHWRMDWGDAALADHAIDPDHASNSRRNPPSSCSCLTERRRNQAREGSGIGYLPGHFLLIPKAERTIGATSYYLDLHHHLPPLSHSLTHSHPLPPSASHLPLHPTAPFSVNPFYGLICRKPNRQLERNPELYTANGSEKSFETGHYTIPPDFEIRPRNLLQTRTYTYRQWRRQEVKSRRLEKLRPSSFSACARCNYSEAPTLLELGQSELCYLSHPSGAESPGNPLVMGNEQHPERKRQRDDGRRRPETRNSRIRIARIAYLSSDVVVSVQPSLAKDSEFSSHLKRYVARNDKSLVAKFSVTEVQHVRHNADPLLSVFAPTRAGKLVAVTTSSTVLLPAISHLYKLANYPVVLHVALQPAGFPDFSAITAIRNSGWTFLQSESLQEAQDMALTAHALALRSGKGVVHFFASSSSDDDAAIKAEDPEVVRQILDVDAARRFQQPSNGSAASAVGIYADDGRLPVASDRSDVPPTGSSAISGLSSSELASSVHSKLESSRASVQSSAEHSVTDSPPSVVSSNATTIESSLPVVSSEDILKYANGIWAQIKRITGREYQAFFYAGPTNAENCLFVFGSGAYYFGDVIDQARRGGDFSKVGILTPRLYRPWLSSSLIEALPKSVKRIAVLEQVHRKTTKWGPVLIDVLTSVKSGPGGVQTVVGYQLGYIDPKTVIQALRGVLQNLTSESPVQNLEIGRKEVPQEVLEYGLEKPQVENSYTKILDQLFGQRAYIANALKASNAGINSSIQASPEFGFGSLLARKERRVRFVNEVKEAANSNQFVTDSPKSWLARWAANEADSKKANEIADDLIPRLETDGSSIARNLLSSKRLFRKESLWLVGSDAWAYDLGNSGVHHVLASGENVNMLIIDSTPYSERAAADANRRKKDIGLYAMNFGNAYVASTAVYGSYTQVLQAMLEADQHNGPSVVLAYLPYFGETDSPLTVLQETKKAIDVGYWPLYRWNPANEAKGEPNFTLDSERIKSELKAFLDRDNQLTQIMQRDPIFAANLSQDFGSEVRAQQKRKAKDAYDQLLEGLFGAPLTVLYASDNGNATNVAKRLGNRGKARGLKTKVFVMEDYPLEDLPSEENIIFVTSTAGQGEFPQNGHALWTALKDNTELDLANVNYSVFGLGDRHYWPRKEDKIYYNKPAKDLDRVLSNLGGKRLADVGLGDDQDPDGYQTGYQEWEPKIWRALGVDNVDGLPEEPAPITNEDIKIASNFLRGTIVEGLNDPSTAAISAADQQLTKFHGTYMQDDRDVRDERKAMGLEPAYSFMIRCRLPGGISTPLQWVQMDDIANELGNETMKLTTRQTFQFHGVVKGKLRPAMQAINRALMTTIAACGDVNRNVMCSSLPTQSKYHREVWASSKKISDHLLPSTTAYHEIWLADENDTKTQIAGDAVQDFEPLYGPTYLPRKFKITIAIPPHNDTDVYAHDIGLIAIKSKDGNLEGFNLIAGGGMGATHNNKKTYPQIGRMFGFVKTDQVHIACEKIMLVQRDHGDRKNRKHARLKYTIDDMGVDVFRGKVEELWGQKFEKEKPFEFKSNVDTFGWQKDETGLNHFTFFIENGRIEDTPEFQMKTGLREIAKVHKGEFRLTGNQHLILSNVADEDLDSIKDLMKKYKLDNVHFSGMRLSSSACVAFPTCGLAMAESERYLPVLITKLEDCLEENGLRQDSIVMRMTGCPNGCARPWLAEVAFVGKAYGAYNMYLGGGYHGQRLNKLYRQSIKEDEILAIMKPLLKRYATERETGERFGDFCIRVGVIKGTKEGRDFHEGVPEEESDEE, from the exons CGAAGTGACGACGCAGcagggcgaggaggaggccaAGAAGAACAACCTCATGTTCGTCGAGACTAGCGCGAAGCTGGGACACAACGTCAAGACGCTGTTCAAGAGAATAGCCCAGGCTCTTCCAGGCATGGAGGGAACGGATGCTGCCGCGCAAGCTTCAAGCCAGA ACGACCCCCGCCCAGTCATCGCAAGAGGGATGCGCGTGCTAGACGAGTTTCTTAAGGAGACAAAGCAAAACAAAAAGACAGCGACTCTGGA TCAGCTGGCGAATGAGTTGTCCAAGATGCTCACCGCCCGAAATGGCACGGGACTCTCACGATGGCTGGC CGTAGGAATGGCCCGCAAATCCGTGGCATCGAATTCCCAG CCGGTGTTGCTGCAGATTGACCCAGAGAGCGAGGTACAGCATCAGGTGCAGACGCGGGGGACTGAGAGCAGCGGCGCGGACTCAATGAAAACCCCGGGGCGTGACGCTATGACGGATCGGGTGGGGCCCATCATGTCATCGAGAATTTTAGAAAG CTTCCCACCCTCAGGTTCTTCTGACGTCTTTACGGATTACCTGAGCTCTCAGGACCCCTTTCTCTTCTGGCGCGATACCTACGGATACCCTCCTGCT ACCGACGGACAGGATGGCGTTCTCAAGATTCAGCATGCGGTTACCGCTCCCCAAG TTACACAACAGCAT ACCTTTCTAGGATGCATCGGCCTTCAAACAGGCACCGAGGTCATCTCCCTCATCCTCCTCTTCAACAGGCTCACCGGCCTCTACGGTCTACTCGCCATCCTCACGGGCTACGAGCTCTCCGTGACGCAGCTGTCAATGTACCTCTACTCGCTGGGCGTCGTCGTCCTGCTGGCCATGTTCATGCCCCACGTCCGCAAGCAGAGCCCCTTTGAGACGCTCAGCCTCGCCTGGCTCTACATCGTCGACACCGTCCTCAACGTCGCCTACACGACCTTCTTCGCCGTGAACTGGTACCTCAACAGCAGCGCCCTGGACAAGCACCCGGCAGGCAGCACCACCCCGGCCGCAGCCGGtcccgcagcagcagcggagATTGCGGAGACGGCGCTGGCCAACGGGGCGCCCGTGGTTCCCGACGTGCCCGGCACGACGAAGCACATCGGGCCCCAGGAGTCGTGGATGAGCTTGGGGCTGATTTGCTCCGTCACGCTGGTGCGCGTCTACTTTGCGCTCGTCGTCATGTCGTTTGCGCAGCAGGTGCTGCAGCGGTACAGCGCGGCGGACATGGGCTGGGAGGAGGAAGGCCGCAGCAGCGGCGCCGGCAAGAAGGGCGGCGTCGACGGACCTTTCTCGCAGGGCGAGCCGGGCGGCGAGGGGTCCCGCGGCCGTATCGGGCGCGTGATGCTCGCCCTCGGTCGCGGGTACTGGCTTCGCGAGAGGCCTCAGGAGGAGTGGGCGAGCGCTGTGAGCGCCAAGTTCCGGCACACCGGA cggcaggtTGACCGCTTGGAGTGGATACCGCCGGGACGGCAAGTCGATGATGCCATCGGGCGGTGGTATCATTGGGCGATGGCATCATTTGAGATTTTCTGCGCGCCGAAAAAGAGGTGGATCGGGAGACTCATGAGCGAAATGCATGTCGGGGGCGCGATGGGGAATAGTGTACAACAACAGTTGATGACCCTCAATCACGGAAG GCGGAAACTGCAAATACAGAGTCTACCATTTGTAATCCGAAAGAATCTCCGGGGGAGGGGGATGGAGATGGTGGGGCAGTTGAACGGGATATGGAACAGCAT GCACGGCTACGAGTCCGAGCATCTGCCTGCCTCTACCTCTG GCTTACCGGCCGACAACGGCCTTTTTCGGCATTCGGGCATGGGGTCCAGATTCGCTGCCCCTGTTCATGCTGTATTAGCCAAGAA CATCCAGGACAGGAGCACAGAAGAGGCAACGGCACTCGCTGAAGTCCCGGCTCTTTCCCTCCAGCTCCAGGTACTTGACTACTTTACCACCTGGAAGAATCCCGATGTACCTTTTCTGAGCAATGTACACACACCAAGTGCAGCGGCATTGCCCCAAGGCAAGCCAACCCGCGGCGCAATGGGAGCAGTGCGGCATGGCCACTGGCGAATGGACTGGGGAGACGCTGCGCTAGCCGATCACGCAATCGACCCTGAT CACGCCAGCAACAGCAGGCGCAACCCGCCATCCAGCTGCTCTTGCCTGACTGAAAGACGACGAAACCAAGCAAGGGAAGGATCAGGAATTGGGTACTTGCCAGGTCACTTTCTGTTGATTCCAAAAGCAGAAAGAACCATCGGAGCT ACCTCTTATTACCTTGACTTACACCACCATCTTCCTCCTCTCTCACACTCTCTCACTCATTCTCaccctcttcctccttccGCCTCCCATCTGCCATTGCATCCTACGGCGCCCTTCTCCGTCAATCCTTTCTACGGGTTGATCTGT AGGAAGCCAAACAGACAGCTCGAGAGGAATCCGGAACTGTACACTGCAAACGGCAGCGAAAAGAGTTTCGAGACCGGCCACTATACGATACCCCCCGACTTCGAAATTCGCCCTCGAAACCTCCTCCAAACACGCACATACACATATCGACAATGGCGCCGACAAGAGGTCAAATCCAGACGCCTGGAGAAGCTG CGTCCGTCATCCTTCAGCGCGTGTGCCCGCTGTAACTACAGCGAAGCTCCGACATTGTTGGAATTGGGCCAATCAGAGCTCTGCTATTTGTCGCATCCCAGCGGTGCAGAGTCCCCCGGCAACCCACTTGTGATGGGCAACGAGCAGCACCcagagagaaagaggcaGAGGGATGATGGACGACGCCGACCAGAGACGCGGAACAGTCGCATTCGCA TTGCGAGAATCGCATACCTCTCCAGCGACGTCGTCGTCTCCGTCCAGCCTTCGCTGGCCAAGGACTCGGAGTTCTCATCCCACCTTAAGCGCTACGTCGCTCGCAACGACAAGAGCCTCGTCGCGAAGTTTTCAGTCACAGAG GTCCAACACGTAAGGCACAATGCCGACCCCCTCCTCTCCGTCTTTGCGCCTACTCGCGCCGGCAAGCTCGTCGCCGTGACGACCTCTTCTACCGTTCTCCTTCCCGCCATCTCCCACCTCTACAAGTTGGCAAACTACCCCGTCGTCCTTCACGTCGCCCTTCAGCCCGCTGGCTTCCCCGACTTCTCCGCCATCACAGCTATCCGCAACTCGGGATGGACTTTCCTGCAGTCAGAGTCTCTCCAGGAGGCTCAGGACATGGCACTGACGGCACATGCCCTCGCCCTCCGCTCCGGCAAGGGTGTTGTGCACTTCTTCGCCTCGTCGAGCAGCGACGACGATGCTGCTATTAAGGCAGAGGACCCTGAGGTTGTGCGCCAGATTCTCGACGTTGACGCTGCGAGGCGGTTCCAGCAGCCGTCCAACGGCTCTGCCGCGTCGGCTGTCGGTATCTATGCCGATGACGGCCGACTGCCGGTGGCCTCTGACCGATCCGACGTGCCGCCGACCGGCTCCTCCGCCATTAGTGGTCTGAGCTCTTCCGAACTCGCATCGTCCGTGCACTCCAAGCTCGAGTCATCCAGGGCCTCGGTTCAGTCCAGCGCCGAGCACAGCGTCACCGACAGCCCACCCTCTGTCGTCTCCTCCAACGCCACCACGATCGAGTCGTCCCTCCCCGTCGTCTCATCTGAGGATATCCTCAAGTATGCCAACGGCATCTGGGCTCAGATTAAGAGGATCACCGGCCGTGAATACCAGGCCTTCTTCTATGCCGGACCCACGAATGCAGAGAACTGCCTCTTCGTCTTTGGCTCTGGAGCCTACTACTTTGGTGATGTGATTGACCAGGCCCGCCGTGGAGGTGACTTCTCCAAGGTCGGCATCCTCACCCCCAGACTGTACCGCCCCTGGCTCAGCTCCTCTCTCATCGAGGCTTTGCCCAAGTCTGTGAAGCGCATTGCCGTCCTTGAGCAGGTCCACCGCAAGACCACAAAGTGGGGCCCCGTCCTCATCGATGTTCTCACCAGTGTGAAGAGCGGCCCTGGTGGTGTGCAGACCGTTGTCGGCTACCAGCTTGGCTACATTGACCCCAAGACTGTCATCCAGGCTCTTCGTGGCGTCCTGCAGAACCTGACTTCCGAGTCCCCTGTTCAGAATCTTGAGATCGGCCGCAAGGAGGTTCCCCAAGAGGTTCTCGAATACGGTCTTGAGAAGCCCCAGGTCGAGAACTCGTACACCAAGATTCTCGACCAGCTCTTTGGCCAGAGAGCCTACATTGCCAATGCCCTCAAGGCTAGCAATGCCGGCATCAACTCCTCCATCCAGGCCAGCCCTGAGTTCGGCTTCGGTTCCCTCTTGGCTCGCAAGGAGCGTCGCGTGCGCTTCGTCAACGAGGTCAAGGAGGCTGCCAACAGCAACCAGTTCGTGACGGATTCTCCTAAGAGCTGGCTCGCCCGCTGGGCAGCCAACGAGGCCGACTCCAAGAAGGCCAACGAGATCGCCGACGACTTGATCCCCCGCCTTGAGACTGATGGCTCTTCCATTGCCCGCAACCTATTGTCCAGCAAGCGACTGTTCCGCAAGGAGTCCCTGTGGCTTGTGGGATCCGATGCCTGGGCCTACGATCTCGGCAACTCTGGTGTGCACCACGTCCTGGCCTCTGGCGAGAACGTCAACATGCTCATCATCGACTCGACCCCCTACTCGGAGCGTGCCGCTGCCGATGCCAACCGTCGCAAGAAGGATATTGGCCTGTACGCCATGAACTTTGGCAACGCTTACGTCGCCTCTACTGCCGTCTACGGCTCCTACACCCAGGTGCTTCAGGCCATGCTCGAGGCCGACCAGCACAACGGTCCCTCCGTCGTCTTGGCCTACCTGCCCTACTTTGGCGAGACCGATTCTCCTCTCACCGTTCTCCAAGAGACCAAGAAGGCGATTGACGTCGGCTACTGGCCTCTGTACCGCTGGAACCCCGCCAACGAGGCCAAGGGCGAGCCCAACTTCACCCTCGACTCTGAGCGTATCAAGAGCGAGCTCAAGGCCTTTTTGGACCGCGACAACCAGCTCACCCAGATCATGCAGCGCGACCCCATCTTCGCTGCCAACCTGTCGCAGGACTTTGGCTCCGAGGTCCGGGCTCAGCAGAAGCGCAAGGCCAAGGATGCCTACGACCAGCTTCTTGAGGGTCTCTTTGGCGCTCCCTTGACCGTGTTGTACGCCTCTGACAACGGTAACGCTACCAACGTTGCCAAGCGTCTCGGTAACCGCGGCAAGGCTCGTGGTCTTAAGACCAAGGTCTTCGTCATGGAGGACTACCCCCTCGAGGACTTGCCTTCTGAGGAGAACATCATCTTCGTGACCTCGACTGCCGGACAGGGAGAGTTCCCCCAGAACGGTCACGCTCTCTGGACCGCCCTCAAGGACAACACCGAGCTCGACCTCGCCAACGTCAACTACTCCGTATTCGGTCTCGGTGATCGTCACTACTGGCCCCGCAAGGAGGACAAGATCTACTACAACAAGCCTGCAAAGGACCTTGACCGTGTTCTGTCCAACCTGGGTGGCAAGAGACTTGCCGACGTCGGTCTTGGTGACGACCAGGACCCCGATGGATACCAGACTGGCTACCAGGAGTGGGAGCCCAAGATCTGGCGCGCCTTGGGCGTCGATAACGTCGATGGTCTTCCCGAGGAGCCTGCTCCCATCACCAACGAGGACATTAAGATTGCCTCCAACTTCCTCCGTGGTACCATTGTCGAGGGTCTCAACGACCCTTCGACTGCTGCCATCTCTGCTGCTGACCAGCAGCTTACCAAGTTCCACGGTACCTACATGCAGGACGACCGTGATGTCAGAGATGAGCGCAAGGCCATGGGCTTGGAGCCTGCCTACTCGTTCATGATCCGTTGCCGTCTGCCCGGTGGTATTTCTACCCCCTTGCAGTGGGTACAGATGGACGACATCGCCAACGAGCTTGGTAACGAGACTATGAAGCTCACCACCCGTCAGACCTTCCAGTTCCACGGTGTCGTCAAGGGCAAGCTTAGACCCGCCATGCAGGCCATCAACAGGGCGCTCATGACCACCATTGCCGCTTGCGGTGATGTCAACCGTAACGTCATGTGCAGTTCTCTGCCTACCCAGTCCAAGTACCACAGGGAGGTCTGGGCCAGCTCCAAGAAGATCAGCGACCACCTGCTGCCTTCGACCACCGCCTACCACGAGATCTGGCTGGCGGACGAGAACGACACCAAGACCCAGATCGCCGGTGACGCGGTACAGGACTTTGAGCCACTGTACGGACCTACCTACCTGCCCAGAAAGTTCAAGATCACCATCGCCATTCCTCCCCACAACGACACCGACGTCTACGCCCACGACATTGGTCTCATTGCCATTAAGAGCAAGGATGGTAACCTCGAGGGTTTCAACCTCATTGCCGGTGGTGGTATGGGTGCCACGCATAACAACAAGAAGACGTACCCGCAGATCGGTCGCATGTTCGGCTTCGTCAAGACAGACCAGGTCCACATTGCTTGCGAGAAGATCATGCTCGTCCAGCGCGACCACGGCGACCGCAAGAACCGCAAGCACGCCCGTCTCAAGTACACCATTGACGACATGGGCGTCGACGTCTTCCGCGGCAAGGTCGAGGAGCTCTGGGGACAGAAGTTCGAGAAGGAGAAGCCCTTCGAGTTCAAGTCCAACGTTGACACGTTCGGCTGGCAAAAGGACGAGACAGGACTCAACCACTTCACCTTCTTCATTGAGAACGGCCGCATCGAGGATACTCCCGAGTTCCAGATGAAGACTGGTCTCCGTGAGATTGCCAAGGTGCACAAGGGCGAATTCCGCCTCACGGGTAACCAGCACTTGATTCTCAGCAACGTCGCCGACGAGGACCTCGACTCCATCAAGGACCTCATGAAGAAGTACAAGCTCGACAACGTCCACTTCTCCGGCATGCGCCTCAGCTCGTCGGCCTGTGTCGCCTTCCCTACTTGCGGTCTCGCCATGGCCGAGTCGGAGCGCTACCTGCCTGTACTGATCACCAAGCTCGAGGACTGCCTCGAGGAGAACGGTCTGCGTCAGGACTCCATCGTCATGCGCATGACAGGTTGCCCCAACGGTTGCGCGCGTCCCTGGCTCGCCGAGGTTGCCTTTGTCGGAAAGGCGTACGGCGCGTACAACATGTACCTCGGCGGTGGTTACCACGGCCAGAGACTGAACAAGCTGTACCGCCAGAGCATCAAGGAGGACGAGATCCTGGCCATCATGAAGCCGCTGCTCAAGAGATACGCGACTGAGAGAGAGACTGGCGAGAGATTTGGTGACTTCTGCATTCGCGTTGGTGTTATCAAGGGCACCAAGGAGGGTCGGGATTTCCACGAAGGG GTTCCCGAAGAAGAGTCTGACGAGGAATAA